A genomic window from Indicator indicator isolate 239-I01 chromosome 10, UM_Iind_1.1, whole genome shotgun sequence includes:
- the PTGS2 gene encoding prostaglandin G/H synthase 2, which translates to MLLPCTLVAALLAAGHAANPCCSNPCQNRGVCMTTGFDRYECDCTRTGYYGQNCTTPEFLTWLRLTLKPSPNTVHYILTHFKGAWNIINSIPFLRDAIMRYVLTSRSHLIDSPPTYNSDYNYKSWEAYSNLSYYTRSLPPVGLDCPTPMGVKGKKELPDSKLIVEKFLLRRKFIPDPQGTNVMFTFFAQHFTHQFFKTDHKKGPAFTKALGHGVDLNHIYGETLERQLKLRLLKDGKLKYQIIDGEMYPPTVKDTQAEMIYPPHVPEHLQFSVGQEVFGLVPGLMMYATIWLREHNRVCDILKQEHPEWDDEQLFQTTRLILIGETIKIVIEDYVQHLSGYHFKLKFDPELLFNQRFQYQNRIAAEFNTLYHWHPLLPDTFQIHDQEYTFQQFLYNNSIMLEHGLSHMVKSFSKQSAGRVAGGKNVPAAVQKVAKASIDQSRQMRYQSLNEYRKRFMLKPFKSFEELTGEKEMAAELEELYGDIDAMELYPGLLVEKPRPGAIFGETMVEFGAPFSLKGLMGNAICSPEYWKPSTFGGKVGFEIIKTASLQKLVCHNVKGCPFTAFHVLHPEPTEATINVSTSKTSMEDINPTLLLKERSAEL; encoded by the exons atgctcctgccctgcactcTGGTGGCCGCACTCCTGGCGGCCGGCCACGCCG CCAACCCTTGCTGCTCAAACCCCTGTCAGAACAGAGGAGTGTGCATGACAACAGGATTTGATCGCTATGAATGTGACTGTACAAGGACAGGATATTATGGGCAAAACTGCACGACGC CGGAATTCCTCACGTGGCTGAGGCTAACATTGAAACCTTCTCCCAATACTGTCCACTACATCCTGACCCACTTCAAAGGAGCCTGGAATATCATCAACAGCATTCCCTTCTTACGAGATGCTATTATGAGATATGTATTAACAT CGAGATCACACCTGATTGACAGCCCACCAACTTACAACAGTGATTATAATTACAAAAGCTGGGAAGCTTATTCCAATCTTTCCTATTACACAAGAAGCCTTCCACCGGTGGGACTTGACTGTCCAACACCTATGGGAGTTAAAG GTAAAAAGGAACTCCCAGATTCAAAGCTGATTGTGGAGAAGTTTTTGTTGAGGCGAAAATTCATTCCTGACCCACAAGGCACAAATGTGATGTTCACCTTCTTTGCCCAACACTTCACTCATCAGTTCTTCAAGACAGACCACAAGAAAGGACCTGCCTTCACCAAAGCTCTCGGACATGGG GTTGACTTGAACCATATTTATGGAGAGACTCTGGAGAGGCAACTTAAACTGAGACTTCTAAAGGATGGAAAGCTAAAATACCAG ATAATTGATGGCGAAATGTATCCACCAACAGTGAAGGACACTCAGGCAGAGATGATCTACCCTCCTCATGTGCCTGAGCACTTGCAGTTTTCTGTTGGGCAGGAAGTGTTTGGCTTGGTGCCAGGCTTGATGATGTATGCTACGATATGGCTGAGGGAACACAACCGGGTCTGTGACATCCTGAAACAGGAGCATCCTGAGTGGGATGATGAGCAGCTCTTCCAAACTACCAGGCTCATATTGATAG GAGAGACAATCAAGATCGTTATTGAGGACTATGTGCAGCACTTGAGTGGCTACCACTTCAAACTCAAGTTTGATCCTGAGCTGCTATTCAACCAGAGGTTTCAATACCAGAACCGAATTGCAGCTGAGTTCAACACTCTCTACCACTGGCACCCTCTTCTGCCTGACACTTTCCAGATCCATGACCAGGAGTACACTTTCCAGCAGTTCCTCTACAACAACTCAATAATGCTGGAACATGGCCTTTCCCACATGGTGAAGTCTTTCTCCAAGCAAAGTGCTGGCAGG GTTGCTGGTGGCAAAAATGTTCCTGCTGCAGTACAGAAAGTGGCAAAGGCTTCCATTGACCAAAGCAGACAAATGAGATACCAGTCCTTGAATGAGTACAGGAAACGCTTCATGTTGAAACCATTCAAATCGTTTGAAGAGCTTACAG gagaaaaagaaatggcagCTGAACTGGAAGAGCTTTATGGAGACATTGATGCTATGGAGCTGTACCCAGGCCTTCTTGTAGAAAAGCCACGACCAGGTGCCATCTTTGGTGAAACCATGGTGGAGTTTGGCGCACCGTTCTCTCTGAAGGGGCTGATGGGCAACGCTATCTGTTCCCCAGAGTACTGGAAGCCTAGCACCTTTGGGGGCAAAGTGggctttgagatcatcaagactGCCTCCCTGCAGAAGCTGGTCTGCCACAACGTCAAGGGCTGTCCTTTCACCGCCTTCCATGTCTTGCACCCTGAACCCACCGAGGCCACCATCAATGTTAGTACCTCAAAAACATCAATGGAAGATATCAACCCCACACTACTACTGAAAGAGCGCTCTGCCGAGCTCTAA